In the genome of Mugil cephalus isolate CIBA_MC_2020 chromosome 21, CIBA_Mcephalus_1.1, whole genome shotgun sequence, one region contains:
- the si:ch211-142k18.1 gene encoding uncharacterized protein si:ch211-142k18.1: MWRCWIHFILAWVCIATPALCQSGDGDWGSGLESDSATIAANDTLQAVGDEPVRVKNNIDWTTSAAFSPSTSPSLHYEPQPDECSVHFSTNAASARRLKAQREELAYLQAIQHGNKAVVENLEQFVGAELGVQSYEDVIKENIIGIQEDHKSCHEVVEKAEEDLEKQLEGNVLDSSSGMQKIREESLAFEDMLRAAADIAGRLERSSQALHASFTKQLKDIVKIHR, encoded by the exons ATGTGGCGCTGTTGGATACACTTCATCCTGGCCTGGGTATGTATAGCGACCCCAGCACTGTGCCAAAGTGGGGACGGTGACTGGGGATCAGGGCTTGAAAGCGACTCTGCCACAATAGCTGCCAATGACACGTTGCAGGCAGTTGGCGATGAGCCTGTGAGggtgaaaaacaacattgaCTGGACCACGTCGGCAGCGTTCTCACCATCAACTTCACCAAGTCTCCACTACGAGCCCCAACCAGACGAGTGCTCAGTCCACTTCAGCACTAACGCAGCCTCAGCTCGAAGGCTGAAGGCCCAACGAGAGGAACTAGCCTACCTGCAGGCCATTCAGCACGGGAATAAGGCAGTGGTGGAAAATTTAGAGCAGTTCGTGGGTGCAGAGCTGGGAGTTCAGAGCTATGAAGATGTGATTAAGGAAAATATTATCGGCATCCAGGAGGACCACAAGAGCTGTCATGAGGTGGTGGAGAAAGCTGAGGAAGATCtagagaagcagctggaggGAAATGTGCTGGACTCTTCCTCCGGGATGCAGAA AATCCGAGAAGAGTCCTTGGCCTTTGAAGACATGCTCCGTGCTGCAGCAGACATCGCCGGCAGGCTGGAGAGATCCTCACAGGCCCTGCATGCTTCCTTCACCAAGCAGCTGAAAGACATTGTGAAAATCCACCGCTAA